The DNA sequence CTGTATTTATATACAGTGgacatttctgttttcctttgcagctgGTCGCTAAAGACAGGTTTTCTAAATGAGCCTGAGAATTACACATGCAAATCCCAAAGGCTTGGAATTGGGAACATCTGAGCAACAAATTGTCCTCGCTAAAGATGGTGTTGGAGCCAAAAAGCCTACAGATTTTGGGCCTGTTGTAGGTACTTTTAAAATCAAGGTAAGCTGGTCTGCTCCCTCGCTGAGCCTCACTCCCGGTGTTTGCCAGGTGCCGGAGTCTGCCTCTCAAGGCACTTTCTGCTCAAGCAGAGAGGGGatgtggggagagaaggggggaacAGTCTGTCGCTTATGGCTGCTCCTCGGTGTGCCCTTCCCTCTGGTCCGCATCTTACAACGTGTCTTTGCTTTACGTCTGAGATGCTGAACCCGTGTCCTCATCTGGGCTTACAGGCAGAAGGGGGGGAAGAAGGGCCAGGGTGGGCGTGCAGATGTTCAGGCCTTCGGGAAGGCGCTGCGTTAAGTCAGAGCTTGTCCTGCTCTCTAGCCCGACTCCGCGTTCCCatcctccctctgccctcctcGTTCACCGGTTTTTAAGCCACCCAGAACGCCCCTTGAGGGGCTGAGCCAGCACCCCCCTGACACAGGGCACTTGGGATGAGGGGACAGGAGCGTCGCTTAAACCCGAccttcccctcctttctccctcgCCCCCAGAGACAGGGCAGCATCAGCGCCTCCAGCCACCAAACCATCTGCCAGCACCGGGCTCTGCGGTCAGCTTTTGTCCCCGTGGCTGGACAGACAGATTTCTGCTGCACCGGGAGGCTGCACCCggtgctgcccagcactgtgaGTTGCAGAATTGCTGTTCCGTGCAGGCAGTTGGAGATCGGGTGCTGTTGCTGATTAAACTGCGGGCCAAAGCCTGCAACAACGTTTGGTGAACAAAGTGGGGGGGGACTGGAGAGAGATGACTTTTCACAGTAGGgagatgacattttaatttgACTCATTCCTGTCTCACTATGACTGTTTGACCAGTTACACGGGGATTTTGGCGTGCAAACAGCCCCTAGATTCCCCCTACcttacatatatacacatatatccCCCACTCTTACATTACCCAAAAGGAGGGTAATGTGACATTTTCACCCTGCTCCAAGGTGATGCAAAGGGTTTAATTATCAGCGGGTTAAATCCATCTTGTTCTTTCCCTGTGGGCTGCCTGCTACCGTGGGCAAAGCCAGCAGGATTTCTCCTGTGACGTTAAACGTGCTCCCAGAGCTGGTGGGCTACGGAGCTCGCAGCCACGgcccactgcagcagcagcacagcacgcTGGGGACGGCACCGCGCCACAAGTGTTGGCCCTCGGGTTTCCCTGGGGCTTGCCAATGTGCAGTTTTACCCCGCAAGCGATGGGGAGGGATGCAGACGAGAGGAGCCGGCTGTCAGGGGAACCCCTGGGGTAAAACTCGTATCAAAACAGGGGTGCCCATCATGGCAGGGCTGACCTGAGATTTCAGGATCTCCAGCGCTGCTCAAAAGCTGTTGGGAAATACAGTATTGCTTTTGGGTTCCTACCAGAACAAGTGGGTTTTGGTTAGGGCTTGGGCACATTCCCATGAGAAGACGAGAATACCCACTCCTTTACAACGGCAGGGACAAGCTCTCCTATATTTTAAACATATGAGGAAGTCCTGTTAAGTTTCAGAAGAGCTGGGTTTTAAAATCAAACCAACGGGGTTATAATTTTTGGCTCAATCCAGTATTTCCCAGCCAAACCACGGTCCTCCCGCTCTTTCTTCCCAAGCAAACGCACCCACACGCGCTCTTGGAAATACTTACATTCCCTGTTCCCCGTAGTGATTGTAAAATTCCATGTGGCTGCAAGCCTGGATCCAGCCCACGATCCAGGTCTCCTTCTTGGGAATCGGGGGCACCAAGACTTGCGCTGAGGCTCGGAAGTGAGGGGTCCGGTAGCGCAGAACCACGCTGGAGGACTCGTCGATGCTGGTGGGAATGGGATCAATGGAGGCTTTGACGTCAATCACTGAAATACTTTCCCGGAAAACTTTGGATTTGCAGCTAATACTCTGAATACAGCCCATGGCATACCCCGAATACAGTCCGACGCAGCTCCGAGGGTACTCCAGCAATCCTGGGGAATATTAGGCATTGAAATTATCTGGTGCTAGATCAATTACAGATCTTCTTGGTTTGTAATCTCAAAACTGATATCCATAGGATAGAAAATTCATCATCTAAAGCCTTAATTTGAGTATCTGTCTTACAAGCACTGCTCCTATTTTGAGGTTAGCTGCACTTCAGAAGCAAAAGGgcctttaaaatttttttccccttttaatgACCCATTAAATCTCTCGCCCAAACAGTctttgggttaaaaaaaaggtcTCTCGAGTTCAATAAATAACGGTGGTGTTCTTCGCCGATATATTTAGTCCTTCCTTTCCTCAGATGCGGTCTGTCATTCACCGTCAAACATAGGACTAGCCGGTATTTCCCTTTATTCTTTGGATGAAAAGCAGAACGTTGATAGACACATCtatataaataatgaaatagtTTTTAGCCCCAGCTTGTCACAACCGGTGTGGATTTCCACTTCCTGACTTGCAGTTGTTCATAACTTCCTTTCGCAGAAAATTACAATAATAACAGAAAGAAACGACGGGTGGAAAACGCAAAAAGTAGCCAAATCTCCGATTTCGGAGGCTCCTCCGCCAGCGATGGCAGGGCTTTAAagggctttggggttttttttttttcttagaaatagCCGAAACCGTACGGAATAAGCCGCAGGTCCCGGTCACGCAGGAGGGCTCCGGGGGCTGCGCCGCGGGGCAGGAGGCGGCGTTCAGCCTCCCCCGCTCCcgcccggggccgcgccgctccgcgcccgctCAGCGCCGCGGAACCGCCGCCCGTGACATCCCGCCGCCACGCACCGGCCCGGGGGGCGccggccccgcggctccccttcctcctcctcctcctcctcctcctcggcgaGCGGGTCTCTGCAGGGGGGGGTCcgaccttcctcctcctcctcctcctcctgccgccgctgctgccgccgctcccggctGTGGCTCAACCGGCGGGGCTCatgggcgggcggcggggctgccccgctcACGCGTGGGCCCCGCGGTCCTGCGGGGCGTCACAGCAtcccgcggcggcggggagcagcgccgagcaccggcACCGCGCCGGGCTCCCCTGCGCTGCGCGGGGGCgaggtgcgggggggggggggggaggctccttctctcgctcctttttttttttccttcgcCTCTTCGCTAGATGCCCGGGGAGGTGAGAGGAGCAGGATCGGTGCCTCCGCCTCCCGGCTGCCGCAAGCTTCCTCTCTCGCAATACATTCATGCATACGGGGACGGCGCCGGCCCCGGCTCTCAGCCGCGCCGgtggagcgggggggggggggcgcgggggggggctCCCGCTGCGGGGGCCACCGCAGCGTCAAAAAGGCAAGCGGGTCCAACTTCGGCGAAAGTCGCCCGTCGCCCTTCCGTGCCCCCGGGCGtgccccgccgctcccgccggcTGTCCGGGCAGGGACCGCCGCATGACAGcggctcccccgccccggcggcgggaTTCGCAGCGGCTCTCAGccccccccgctccctgccTCCCCGTCCTCCCTCCTTCGCCCAGTCCCATCCCTCCCCCTCTATTTCGCTTTTAAACCGCAGCTGTTGAAGCTAAACCTCCTTTGCAAAACCAGCATTTCCTCCCACATGTCCGTGAATTGTGGGTAATGTAGTTTTTTTAGAAAcgtcttccccccccccccccccccttaattTAACTGCAGTGTATTTTCTCATGGTTTTTCAGATTCAGATTTGCTTCTCCCAGCTGGAGCTTGGTTGGTAGATTCAGTAAAGGGACGGTCTCCTTATTTGCAAAACCCGTAGCCGTAGGCTGGATGGGCTGTGGTTCAAGCAActggaaatgcaaagctctCCATAGCAGCGGCAGGACTAAGGAGTAGCTGGAATAGAGAGTGAGAAGCATCTGAGGCAGCAACGGCCTGTGAGAAAGTTGTAAACTTCTGTTACAGCCAGTTTTAGGAGTAACATCGCTGGCTGGTCCTGCTGACCGTCCGCCAGCTGAGGATCCGAATTTCAAGAGCCGAGCACCAGGTGAGGTGCGCGTGTCCAGCTTTTCGGTAATAGCTGCCGTGCGTCGAGCGTTACGCAGAGCTCTGGGTGTGCGTGTCCTCCGTGACTTGTTTCTAAATAGGAAACCCGGGGCACTGGGAGGTGAAAATTGCTTTGCCGGTGCCACTTGCAGTATGGTACATCAGCGCACAGCTAAGTAAATGTCTTTTAGTCCTCCCCTCCCCGCACTCTCAGCAGGCTCGATTAGCTCTCGCAGTGCCTGGCGTTTTTCAACACCACGCTTGCTGTCTGCCCTCCGGCAGGTAGGAGAGACTGGAGCTACTGGGTGATCCTGGCGAGTGAATTGCACAGGACGAGGGGAGGCAGATTTGCTCCTTTCCACCCCCTTGGCAAGGGGTGGGAAAAACACAGTACATTGTTACGGTTTTCTTCTGCACACCTCTCAAAGCATTGGctaagtatttgttttaaacttcCCAGTCTCTGTGAAGGGCACCATTATAGTCACTAGCCCTGCAATAGATAGAAAAACTACAAACGCACTCAAGCAAGCAACTTACTACCACGTAGTACAAGCCACGTAGTACAAGCAAGAATGAAATGAGCATCTCTGAGTGAAATATCCAGTTGCTTCAGCAGCCTCCAGAAGGTGCTGAATCCTTTGACATTTCCAAGACTCTTTCACACTTTTCAAACAAGCTTGTCACAGTTTTTCAGAGCATTATGAATCTGGTGAAACTGCATATTCTGTAACTCTAGTTTCACTAAAGCTTCAGCCAGGTCTTGCTTCAACTTGGCTGTCTTGGGTGTTCTGGTCAACTAGGAAATTGCATTATCTCACATTCTAATTAAAtcagcttttcatcttcagctggagttttctttgggttttgcttGTGCTTGTCTCCGTCGTGCTGCTGTGAGTGATTAAGACATCAGCACACTCCACCCCAGAGTGGCTGCATTAAGCCCTGCGCAAGAACAGTTCCTGTGCCGGAGAATGTGGTGCTCGCTGATGGAATTGCTGGCGATGTCAGGCCAAGCCGTGATAAGTAAGAATTAGGAGTGTCTGGTGATGCTGTGAGTTGCgtttccttctgctgctcatTTGATGCACTTGTCCATGTCTGATCGTAGCACAGCCATGCTCCGTTCCTGCTGTTGCTCCCCCCGGCATCATGGCCTGCACTGTGCCTCCGTGTCCTTCCAGCACGTTTTCCAGGTTTACTGCAAGGCAGGTCTCCCCTTCGCCGTCTGAGCAGCGGCAAATAAAACCAGCTGACCAGAGGCTGTGCGATGCTGTGCTCATGGGCCTGACTGGCACTGCTGCGTGTGCCATAAATACTGCAgaatattatattttttttttggccaagCTTTCTTTTTCGCCCCTGGAAGAATCTCACCCAGGAACGCTGCAGCTGTACTTGCAAGCACTTTGGCTGCAAGCGCTGTTTCTTGGCCAGCCGCTGCTGGAGGCTGGGATGCACCGAAGCCTCCAGTGAATTGTGGAGAAAGGGGACGctgctgtccctcctgtcccaCCCGCATCTCCAACGTGGTCTGCATGGCCATGGCAGCCGCGTGGCCGCGGTTACACGGGGAATTGTGgccggcagcccccagccccggggaccGCAGCACTGCACGCAggcaggggtgggcaggcaggtggggaGCACGGCCGGGGCCGAGCAGACACGGTGCGTGGAGCACGCCAGATTTGTCCATCCGGATTTGTCCGTCTGGGCATTCTCCGAGGCGCTTGATGACCCGCGTGGATCAGGTGTCAGGCCTGGAATAGCCCCGCCGGAGCAGGCAGCCTGTCTACAGGTTTAGCGAGGATATTTATAAACCCctggttttgtggctgttttgTGAGCAGAGCGCGTCTCCTCCTCTAAGCTCGCTGCGTCCCTCCGTGCGTGCAGCGGGACAGTGCTCGGCATGGTCCCAGTGCAGAGATCAGGGACGTTCCCCCCCTGAGCTCAGTTTCTCCGGCTGGGACCAGCAGTGACAGCCTGGCTGGCTGCAGGAGAGACCAAATCGCTTTCCTTTCCCGCTGCGCTTTTGACAGGGGTTTGCTGGCGCTGCCTCCGTCCCCTTCCTGCTGGGGACTCGTGCTGGGGTGCGAGGCTGCATTCCCGCGGGGAGGCTGGGGCCGCTCGATGTGTAAGGCAGAGATATTCCCCCATGTTGGTGTCAGCAGAAGAGACAGGCACCAGATTAAATTAACTCCCAGGGCtttcaaggtatttttttccccagcgaCAACTCCTGAGGAacatgctcagcaatagctcAGCACCACTGGCACAGGGCTGGACAGGAGGGAGAGATGAGTCTCCCTATTTCTGCAGGCTCCTGGCCACCAGCGCTTTACCCCTCTGCCCACTGGTGCTTACAAAGAGCcccacacagcagcagccctgcatggAGCGGGAGAAAGAGGGAGGCCGTCCAGCTACAGCCAAGTCAAAGTGGTGACGACGGTTATCTCCCCAGCTGATGACAGGTGGGCTGAGATTTTCCACATGCCTCGGAGACGGGCAGCGGGATGAGGGCAGGCAGATAGGGACGGGGCACTGACTTCTCCGATAGCTTGAGAATGCCACTGTGCAACCGGTGATCAAACGGGAGCTGGTGGGTGTCGGTGATGTGGCAGCTCCTGTGCACGCTCCCGGGCTGCCGCAGCCCCAAATGGTACCTGAGCTGAAGGGGGTTGTGGTTTATGGGCTGGGTAGGGGTGCCTGAGGAGGGAACGAGCTCTTCCTCCAGCTAGGATCATCATTGCAGACTAGGGGAAGGTTCCTGGAGGGTGTGATTCAGAAATAAACTGATgtatattattttcctttgaatcATTAGGGAGGGAAGTATGAGCAAAGCCCAGGGACGAGGGCTCCTCAGGACCTCTGGCACTTGCTTGGCCAAGCGCTGCCCTCGCCTCTGGCCAGTCTGTCTGTCAGACGGGCACAGGCTGCATGCGTAGTTCATCTAGAGGATTTTGAGACCTATGGATAAAAAGTGCGAAGAAGGTGCAAAATTTTTCTTGTTATCTTAGAAAGCCAAGAACCACCTTTCATTTAGCACTTAAGCTCTCCAGTGTATTTTGGACAAGGCTTTTAAAGATACCTGGGTGCCTGATTCCCAGGGTTACCTGCACGAATACCGACCTCTGTAACCGAACGTTAGTGTAGGCAAATGTCACTGGCACCAAGAGACGTGCCTGTTCTGCTCCTCGGTGCAATATTCATCTTCTCCACTTCTCTGTCCACGGGGGATTTCCAGCCTATTTGCATAGGAATAATCCTGTTTCTTGAGCGCGTGGGTGGTGTGGAGCCACGACAGCCCATTGCCCAGGGAAGGGAACTCAGCGATGGCAGCCTGGGTGGATCCGGCTCAGGCGGCTGCTGCAGCGGGCTGCTGTCCTTCGGGCAGGAGGGGCTGAGATGGACGGTGTCTCCCAGCGGTGCTTGAGGCTTAGAGCCATGCGGCTGTGGCTCAGGGACTGTAGAAAGATCATTCAGACCTGTAAATTGGAGCCGCAAGCACAGACGGGATGTTCTCAGGCGCTCGCCAGCGCTGGTGATCGGCAGGTGGGAGATGTCTCGGCGGGGTTCAGCCCAGCTgcggtggggagcggggaggctgACAGCAGCCGCGCACGGACCAAGTGATGGAGCGCAATGCGCCGTGGCAGGAGGGACAGCAGATCTTCCCTGCCCTCCGCGGGAGGACTCCCCAGGGCCTGGCACGAGCCTTCCGCCTCCCCGTCCTGCGATGCCCGCTCCCCTGGGGCCGGTACCTGTGCTGCTGATCACACCCGCAGCTTGGGGACGCGGGCACCGCCTGTCACCTGCTTTCAGCGTGGGATCTGCGGTGCTGGATGACACGGCAGAAACACGTGCGGTATTGAGGCCACGCTTGGCGCTGGGGGCAGGGCGTTGGGAATTCATTAGCGGCGCCGTGTCTCTTTTAATCAGGAGGCAGGTGATGCTTCTCCTTGGGTCCGGGGATGAGGTGAGGGATGGAAGTCGCTGCAGGGACGCACCCTGAGCGGGGAGAAAGGATGGGGCTAGTAATGTTTGAAAGGTATCCACACCAGGGAGAGGAAGGCGGTGTTTAGGGTGCCCTAGCAGGGGTGAGATGGGGCGGAACAGACAAATCGAGAAGATACCCGGGGAGAGCCCCTGGGGGGGAAGCCCCTGAGCAATGCCCAGCCTCGGAGCTTGCAAAGCCAGGCCCAAAGCCCACCGTAGGAGCAATACCAGCTgccgtggggagggggggatgccgtgatctcctccagctctgcctcgCCGACACTGAAATGTGAATTGTAGTGCAAAAAACTACATTTCCCAGTTTCCCTTGCAGCCCAGGGGAATAAGCAATTGGAAGATTTAAATAGACCAGGCCAGAAGCAACCAACCTTTGGCACGAagcttttccctcctcttcttccaaTCTATTGGCTGTTTAACCTTTTTCCCTGGCACTGGAGTGGCTGCCAAGCCTGGCATTAATTTTCCTTCCAAGCTTGCTAGGCCCATGAAGTAAACAGCCATGTGCATTCCTTACTCTATATTTAacagctgcagtctgtgctggggGCAACTGCAACAGAGGGGAACCTTTGTAGCTTCCCAAATTCACGGCTCGTGAGGGTGGGAGTGGGGGAAGCTttctgcagggagaagagggatTTCTCTCCTTCCCGGTATTTGCAAAGCAGGTTGCGTTAGAGAGAGACTGCAATGCCAGCATCCCAGCCGCGGTCCAGGGCAAGAGACAGGAGCAATGTCCTCAACAGGGCTGAGTTCCTCTCCCTGAATCAGCCCTTGAAGGGGAACCAGGAGAACAGGAGCTCCGGCAGAAAGCAGAGCGGCCAGGCCGGGGCAGCTGGTGCCCAGAACAGCAACCCCAAGGAGCGGAGGCAGTCGCAGCAGCTGCCCGAAGAGGACTGCATGCAGCTCAACCCCTCCTTCAAGGGAATCGCCTTCAACTCCCTGCTGGCCATTGATATCTGCATGTCCAAGAGGCTGGGAGTGTGCGCCAACAGAGCCTCCTCCTGGGGTGGTGCCCGCTCCATGATTAACCTCCTGGGGATAACGGGGCACGGGATCCCCTGGATTGCGGGCACCCTCATCTGCCTGGTGAAGAGCAGCACGCTGGCAGGCCAAGAGGTCCTCATGAACCTGCTGCTAGGTGAGTGGCAAACCTCCCTCCCCGCCGGGAAAGCCCAGCCCTGGTCACAAGGGACAGCGGCACTGGGACTCCTCCTCTGACCGCTCCCAGCTCCGATGTGGTCAGGAAGCAGGGAGTGACCTTTACGGTGAATGCTGCACTTATTGGCCATCTCGGTCCTGGGTACCATGGGTGATGGATGTAGCAAAAGGTTGTCTAAAAGGGACGGAATCATCCTGGTAGCTGGTGACATCTATGGAGTAGCGGCAGGTCCCCTGTCCTGCATGGGGCAGGGCTGTCCTGTCAGACCAAGGAAGTGTCTGTGATGTGCAGGTGGATACCAGCAGCGATGTCTTTTATTTAATCTATAGTAATCTGCTTTGGTGGTTTGATAGGTGgggaaaacaaagattttaatCTTTGATGTCTGGATCAATTTCTGAGGGtatcctaaagaaaaaaagatttccatCCCCTCACCACCTTCTTGAACAGACCCTGGCTCCAGCCGCCACGTAATGGAGTCCTGTCTCCTTCCCTGCTGTGGTTTGATCTCACATCCTCCTTCCCATGAGGAGCTTTCTTGCTGCTGTCCCCATTTCCATGCGCTAATTCGACCCAGAGGCTGTGCAGACGGGCTGTGATCTTTCTGTCTCTCCTGCTAGTCCTTTCTTGTGCGGTGGTCGGTGTCCTTGTGTCTGGAGGTCGGGATGTGTTAAAGGAGTTGCCTTCCCAGTTGAACAGGGCCCATCCCACCCGTGTTGGACCGATGTCCCACCAGGGAGCAGGCTGAGCTCTAGGTGTGACTTGCCTTAGATCCTGGCCCCAACCCACCCTGGCCGGGTCAACCTGAGGACCTTGCTCTTCTCGCTCTTCTGCCTTTGGCATGGGGCCAGTTATCGAATTTTTCCTTGTGACTCATTCCTGTCTCATCTGGCCGTGATCCATGCCAGTGTTTCACCTTCCCCAAAAAAACGACGATTGGAACTCCCGCTTTTGGTTGGtaagagaaactgaaagcatTGGATTTAGGCCTTTGCTTCTCAGGGAGACTTTTGAGAGCACATAGGgacattttgtttcagaggCACCTCAGGAAAGGGACACCCTGTCCGCAGGGGCCGACTGCGATGCGATACGGGCTCTGCAGTGTGGCCCCAGGTTTTTTTTCACAAGTTGATCCTTCGGAGAGGACGAAGATTGTGCCGAACTGGCTTGAAAAGCACAGTGGtagctgctttttctcccctcttcctttGAAAGAGACTGTCCTCATGCTGTGACATCTAATGAAGGGAGGCCATCGCGGGGAAGAAGCCAGAATAGCATCAGCGTGATGCAGAGCGCGCCGACGTCAGCAGTTCTTCCAGGGGCTCCTCGGTGCGCTGGGTCAAGCTCTCACTGAGAAAAGAAGCTCCATTTAAAAGGGCACGAAGATGAAATAGTAGGTGACTAACATCAACCGGCACGGTTTCCAGATGTCTCTTGACCCAAGAGCTTTTGAAAGTTTTGGAGCCTGAAAACTGACCTCTTTGACTCCAAATATTTAAGATCCTTATAAAGAGCTAATGCCACCTTCGgcttaaaaacaagaaaggtTTTCTTGTCCTTCTGTTGCCATGTGAGGAGGCCAAATGCAAAGCCACCTCCAGGTCACGTTGAAACTTTGAGTATCAGGTGGTCGCTGGGAGGGCTCAGCCCTGTACCACTACCTGCACCTCCAGGTCCCCTGAGCTCAAATGTGGTACCCGGGGACAACTCGGGGGGTTTCTGAAGTTTTGCTTCCTTGCCTTAGACACAGTACTCCCACCCCTCTTCTCCACCtgccaagaaagaaaatagttgaATTGTGTGAAGGACTATTTCATGACGTGACTTGACAGCTCTGTAGGTCTGGCAGCCTCCAAAGAGCTCCACTTTGCCCTCCGAGTAGACAACACTGACTGGTGGAACTGGCCAAGGTGTCCCGAGCCTCTCTCGTCAGGGCTTCCCCAGCTGGACTTGTGTCACCCCGCAGAGCAAATCTCTGCCGTGAGTGTGGCCTTGGTTTGATATTTAAGATTGCAGTCAGGAACCCTGAATATCCGAGTAGCTGCTGCTGTAATACCTGCATTGCTGATGGAGGAAGGAGTCTGGCTGGGGAGTGTGGGGCTGGTGGACCTAGACAGATCCCACGAGAAGTGGGGTCTCATGAGTAAATAGGAAGGATACGGCATGACTGCGGCATCTGGCATCCTTGGTccctcttgctgctgttttcctgtggATCAAATCCTTGAGGCTGTGGTGTAAAGCCCTTCTGGGTAGGGACAGGTCAAAGGGAAGGGAACCTCCTGGTGTTTCCCTGGTCTcctgggaagagggaagcagGGAACTTGGGGTTGTCTATGGTACCCCTTCCTTACCTCCCCTggctctcctcccttccccctgctTGCCGTGAGTTTGATACATCAAGCAGAATTTCTGATGCAGTCTCTGGGCAGGGAGCCAGCCCATCATAGAGCACTTGTTTAGGATTTGCAATCAGGCTTTCAAGGCAAGGAGACAGGAGACTGCTGAAATGGGACCAGAACCTGGCAGAAGCACCACTGCAGATGGAGGGGGGGCACTTGCGCCTGAGGAGCTCTTGGCAGGAGCTTTGCCAACACATGCGGGAGCATTTCGGGTGAGGGGGTCTGACCCTGGCATGCTCCATCCATCCCAACTGCAGTTGTTGATTAGCAACCCCAAGCAATGTTTTCCCTCCATGTTTGTCATCTGTGATGGAATTTATTGATTCTCCTCATCGTAATCTTTTCCAGCAAATGCCAAACAGCCAGAGAAGCACACTCACAGCCTGTTACTGAAAAGATGGAAGAAATCAGATATCTGTGCCCACTATAAAAATCCCTCTGCCAGAATGTGCTTTCAGGAAGACTGTCTCAGCATTGCCAGCCCTGGCTGTTGAAAAGTCAGGAAGAAAGCCTGCACCCCTCGCCAAATTGAGAAAGTCATAGCTCAGGAACCCCCCgagttttaaaattcattttatttgtCTGCCGGCGTTGGAACTTTTAGGACCATTCAAGCTTTTCTCTGCAATCACAAGGATTTCATGAGAACTGAGGTGCTTAGAAAATCATTTGAACCTTGCAGTCAGGCTTTCAGGgggaaaacagataaaaaactTTCACTAAAATTCCCAGATCTGCTTCAGAACCAGACAGAAACTCCATGATACCCTGGGGGAAGCAGTACCTCGGTTTCTGGTTCTGATCCATCCGGTGAGGATGCGGATCCAAATTTAGTGATTCATTGACTGCAAAGCCAGCAAAGAACATTTGGATCATTGATCTAACCCACGGCAAAATACAGGCTGTAGCACATCCCTTAATTTATCCCTGTTCAATTTgttaagggaaaaaacccaaacactcaATATGATGTACAATTACAAGTGAGGGTGAACTTGTCAGAACCATTTCTATATTACTGCAGTGGCAGGTATGCTCACAAGCGCCTTGCTTTTAGTCTgactcttctcttcccttcattGCGTCTGCATACCCTTGTCTCTTCAGCTGAGTAGCTCTTTTAGCCAAcatctcttctgcctttcaATATTTTGGACAGTGCTCAAGTCATTTCTTCACCTCCTATTTATTAAGCTAAACAGATTGCTCTCGTTAGACTGATGATCTTTCCAGGTCCAGGCACCTTCTTACTGCAATGGGGATGGGATATGGTCATCTACCCAAGGTGGTCGCTCCGGTGAAGTCCACCTATTGTGTTTAGAGCCAAATCACCACTTTGTTTAGTTATCTGCAGTCCAGCTGTGTGCCTTTGTTGTCGGAAGGTTGCTTGGTTAATGTTTGCACATAAAATACGTATTTGTGCTCGGTTTGAAATAACAGCCATTAACTGGTTCTGCTTTGGTCATGGCTTTCTGAAATAGGTATTCAGactaagagaagaaaaagccctGGTTTTCTCTTTGCCTGCTGTCCCAGTGACACAGGTCCCAGTCCCCAGCCATCACCAGCTGGCTCTGCATCCCGCTTCCGAGGGGCGGGTTGGCTCTTCGGTGCTGTCACTAAGCATTTATCGCCGTCAAGTAAAGCAGTGCCGCAGGGTGTGGA is a window from the Gavia stellata isolate bGavSte3 chromosome 24, bGavSte3.hap2, whole genome shotgun sequence genome containing:
- the PLPP7 gene encoding inactive phospholipid phosphatase 7; amino-acid sequence: MPASQPRSRARDRSNVLNRAEFLSLNQPLKGNQENRSSGRKQSGQAGAAGAQNSNPKERRQSQQLPEEDCMQLNPSFKGIAFNSLLAIDICMSKRLGVCANRASSWGGARSMINLLGITGHGIPWIAGTLICLVKSSTLAGQEVLMNLLLALLLDIMIVAGLQKLAKRKGPYDINPGLLDYLTMDTYAFPAGHASRAAMLSKFFLNHLVLAIPLRILLVLWALCVGFSRVMIGRHHITDVLSGFVFGYLQFRLVELIWMSSNTCQMLISIW